In Flavobacterium sp. WV_118_3, one DNA window encodes the following:
- a CDS encoding acetyl-CoA C-acyltransferase, with the protein MKTAYIVKAYRTAVGKAPKGVFRFKRPDELAAETIEYMMNELPNFDKTRIDDVMVGNAMPEAEQGLNVGRLISLMGLKIEDVPGVTVNRYCASGIETIGMATAKIQAGMADCIIAGGAESMSYIPMGGYKPTPDYKAAAAGHEDYYWGMGLTAEAVAQQFNVSREDQDEFSYQSHQKALKAQAEGKFDKQIVPITVEHVYIDEKGKKASKSYVVNKDEGPRADTSKEALGKLRPVFAADGSVTAGNSSQMSDGAAFVLVMSEEMVKELNLEPIARLVNYAAAGVEPRIMGIGPVKAIPKALKQAGLKQSDIELIELNEAFAAQSLAVIRELDLNPEIINVNGGAIALGHPLGCTGAKLSVQLFDEMKRRGNKYGMVTMCVGTGQGAAGIYELL; encoded by the coding sequence ATGAAAACAGCCTATATAGTAAAAGCATACCGGACAGCCGTTGGTAAAGCACCAAAAGGAGTGTTCCGTTTTAAAAGACCCGACGAACTGGCCGCCGAAACCATCGAATATATGATGAACGAATTGCCAAACTTCGACAAAACCCGCATCGACGACGTAATGGTAGGAAATGCCATGCCGGAAGCCGAACAGGGATTAAATGTAGGGCGACTGATTTCCCTTATGGGATTAAAAATTGAAGATGTACCGGGCGTAACCGTAAACCGTTACTGTGCTTCGGGAATTGAAACTATCGGAATGGCAACTGCCAAAATTCAGGCGGGTATGGCCGACTGTATTATTGCCGGTGGTGCTGAAAGTATGAGTTATATCCCAATGGGTGGTTACAAACCAACTCCGGATTATAAAGCCGCTGCTGCCGGACACGAAGATTATTACTGGGGAATGGGATTAACAGCCGAAGCGGTAGCCCAACAATTCAATGTTTCCCGTGAGGATCAGGATGAATTTTCGTACCAGTCGCATCAAAAAGCGTTAAAAGCGCAGGCAGAAGGAAAATTTGACAAACAAATCGTTCCGATTACCGTGGAGCACGTTTATATTGATGAAAAAGGCAAAAAAGCAAGCAAATCCTATGTTGTCAATAAAGACGAAGGACCAAGAGCCGATACGTCAAAAGAAGCCTTAGGAAAACTACGACCGGTTTTTGCCGCCGACGGAAGTGTAACAGCAGGTAACTCGTCACAAATGAGTGATGGTGCTGCCTTCGTACTGGTTATGTCGGAAGAAATGGTAAAAGAATTAAATCTGGAACCAATCGCACGACTGGTAAACTACGCTGCTGCCGGAGTAGAACCCCGAATCATGGGAATCGGACCGGTTAAAGCCATTCCAAAAGCCTTAAAACAAGCCGGATTAAAACAATCCGATATTGAATTAATCGAATTAAACGAAGCTTTTGCAGCGCAGAGTTTGGCGGTAATCCGCGAATTGGATTTGAATCCGGAGATCATCAACGTCAACGGAGGTGCGATTGCACTAGGTCACCCGCTGGGATGTACCGGAGCGAAGTTATCCGTTCAGTTATTCGACGAAATGAAACGCCGCGGCAACAAATACGGAATGGTCACGATGTGTGTCGGAACCGGACAAGGCGCAGCAGGGATTTATGAATTATTGTAA